The sequence aaaaaaaaatatataggaaaTTGGGCTCGTACAATAGTTGCATAATATAGATTACTATTCAAATAAAACCAcagattaatatttttgtttgttagaTCTACATTCAGGGTAACTATTCAATTACAAATTAAACTGATTTTACTTACTTTTATAACAATGAGTAAAACTTCATAATAGACAACCGTAAAAAGGTTACACGTAGTGACAATAGGCAGTGTTGAAATAGTGTAATATAAGACTGCAGTTTACGCCTTTATCATAAAACCAGCTTAAATAACACTTtcttattacataaaataatgcAAGCCAAGCTAGACAGAAAAGTcttaaaatactaacatttttttactaaaactatTATGgaagcggctacaacccagaagccaagctacttcagacattgGCCGCGAAAACTGGCGAACTTTATTATAGAAGTTATGAAAATGTTAGTATTATTACTAATTTTATTTTCCACAACAAATATGAACATACCGGAAacagaatataataaaatgtacgTATGTACAAATAGTTTACTGTATAAAAACATTATAATAGAGAAATattcaaatgaaaaattaaaGAGACAATTCAACACCGACCATGTTTCAACTGAAATAGTTTTAACAGCGGAAACACACATGGAAGTTTTGAGGATAACATAAACTACTAGAATTTTTGAGTGTGCTAAACatcttggaatatttttttgtattatttaagtgcaaaattaatcattaaaatttaaaaaaaaaattaagtcatccAATGAAATTTGGGCAATTATTGACAAATTCTGTAAAACAAACTATATGCGCAATCAATTGCACGGCGGCCATTGCAGTGCATAGACACCCAAGCCTGTTCGACTTGCAACCATTTTTCCAAGAACGCCACAGCAGCGGTGCAATGATCGCCCGGTTCTAGTGTTCGATGCGCAGACACCGCCCGAAATCCCAAGCAGCGCTCCTCGGCTGATTCTCCTtcttgggtgggggggggggggggggagacggccCGTGCGCCTCGCGTCGCTAGGTTCCCCGGATGTTCGTTTCCAGACGTCCCCGTTCGAAACCTAGTTAACGACTGCTAGTCTTGCGGCCGCGCGCGCTCGAACTGTTTCCGACGACACAATCATCCCCCGGCTCCGAACAGGCAAACCGCTCGCCGACGGCGATGTCATTTTCCCCACCCTTCCATTCCCCCCTTCAACCCTTTTCTGCGCACGCACCCCTTAAACCTAATGGAACAGTATCCTAGATTATTTTGCTTCTATGGTGTCATGGGTTTGATCACGATTTTAAGCAAATTCATAACATAACCATAATTAATCTTTTTCAAAAGGTTTTCATCTAactaaaaaatactcagtattttaagtttttttggaaattaaaagCAACATTTTAAAGTAGGTTCTGGCATGTATTGATAACATGAAATCGTGTTAAATGAAGTTTGTTCTTATGTAAAATTTGTCCAAAACCCTTAATTCTTTGCAAATCATTCGTAagttaacaaaaattgtttcccAAAAACCCTTAAAAACACAGTATGATAAAAATATAGCAATCGTTTTTCCTTCTAAGATTTGTaaatagcagaaaaataattcaattacgGTTTTTCTAGGAGCTCTTTCCTATTCTCCGGGTGCCACTGATCATTAAcgcttcataaaattttaaattatatttctaacaCTAACTCCAGAAACTCAGCCTATAGATGTTCCAGAAAGAAACTTAGACCTAGAAAGATAAAACACTGACAAGagatttaaaacacattatttttcggaagtgaaaggaaaaataattgtTAGCTGCTAAAAAAAATCGTGGCAAAGGGTATGAGGGAAGCTACAGCCGGCTGTAGTTGGGCCGCCGCAAAATGCAACCCCGGCAAACGTGACCTCTCCTTCCCCCTTCGTTGGACCTTTGTCCCTTATTCCCCTCCCACCCATACCCAGGCGTAGCAGTCACGCTTGGCGGAGCATTCTTCCGCCGCCGCGCACAGGCGAAAGCGACGCCTGTCGGCGCCAGAGCCCTGCCCTCTGTGACGGGCGGGGGTTGTAGAGAAGGCGGGGCGAACGCCGGCAGCTTCTGATGTCCCGCAAGGCGTCGTCCCGACCCATGGACTGCCTGCCGGCGCTCGCCCTCTGCCCATCCACCCTCACCAACCCCTCTAACCCCCCCAGTCCCATCCCTTCACCGCTCCTACCCCTTAGCCAGGCAATGCCTCCCAAGGGCGGCCTGTCGCTTCGAGTTAAATTAGCTGGACAGGGTATGCAGCCAGGGGTGTCCAACCACAACCAGGGCGTGGTCTGGGAAGGAAAAACACTTTTTCCTTTATTTTACGTGCCACCGCATATTAGTTCTTCGTtatataactaaatataattatttttacgaTTATTAACGGCCTGATATTTTGAAATACTggtacaattattttattactcCATAATATCCAAAATTACTTGAAACATACAACATACATAGAAGGCGATTTGTAACTTTATGCAAACTAATATTACCAAAGAAAAAATTCATCCATTGAATAATCCACAGTACagagttaaatatatatacttattcaaaaggaaatataacaaaaaaaaaatgtttgtgttatgctTTACGAATCTTTTAAAAACTACAAAAGACGTGATTTGTATTTGTATGCAGCTTACTTCTAGGCAAGTAAAACGAAGTTATTTTTTAATCTGAACAAATTTTGAAACGCATATACTGTAAAAGCTTTTAATCTAATGGGAGGAGATATTTCCTGAAACACTACCTATATGAAACAAATATCCGAGTGCGCTTGTGAAATGCTAGGAGTGGTCATTTTATAACTTCGCTTTTTTGACACTATAAATAATTAAGAATCATAGATAAGCACATAAAATTGAATACTGCAAGTTTAAGGcgagaaattttattaattgaatattatatGTGGCACAAAGGAGGAATAAACTACACAtagtaaaataattgatttaCTTAAAATTAAGAATGCTcatcattacattttaaaacttatcaaaaccaaaaaaaaattaaacattaaaaccaTCTTAAAAAAGGATTTATGAACATTAAATAAGATATAACTGAAAATTTAGTATTTTCTAGTTttggtaaatatatataaaatacaacttaaataaagtaaaatggtGACTAATTAAAACTAgaatttgcaaattaaatttatattaataataaaacttactATCAATAATTCTTTTTATTGGTTATTTTTATGAATGAAGCATTTGTTTATCGACACACGCCATTTGGAACAGGTACAATAGAGGACGAGAGGGTTAATACAGGAGTGCAGGAACCTAAAGCAAACAGACGTTGAGTAAACGGTAATAtacattaataaatccatattaaTGTGGTCGATGAAGATGAAATACAGCATGAGCACGTACTCGAGCGTGAAGCACAGGACGTAGTTCGCCACGAGCATGACCACGACTCGGATTGCTCCGCGCAGCTGAGCCAGCTGCTTCACTCGACTCTCCCCGGGAACGGAGACGGAGATGTGTTTCAAGGTCCTCGCCGTCAGAGCGCAGAAGAAGGCGATGATGAAGAGTGGGAGGGCGTAGCCTAGGGTGAACTCTATGCAGATGTATGCCAGCCCCAAGTTTCCATCTCCCGAGAAGACCAGGAACAAGACCTTGGCAGCGGCGACGAAGACCCAGATGGCAGCGACGACCGCCGCGCACCACTTCCTTCGCTCCCTCGGCAGCACGAGAGTGTCCCTGGCGCACGACCTCACGGACAGGAATCTCTCGACGCTCAGCGCCGCGACGGAGTACACGGACGCCGCCTGGGCGACGTTGCCGACGAAGTTGCAGAAGCTGTTCTCAGGGAAGACCCGTGGCTGTATCTTAATGTTGTCCTCCGGCACGGTTATGGGCGTCAGGCAGATGACGAATACCATGTCGGAGATGGCCATATTCAAGATGTAGATGTTCACGCCGGTGCGAAGATTTCTGTGGCAGCAGAAGGCGACAAGGAGGGAGAAGTTCCCGAGAAATCCTATGGCGATCAACCCGTAGAGGATATACGTGTTAAAATTATATACAGCAATCAAAATAAATTCTGCAACAAAAGAAAttcaataatgttaaaaaaatattaggtagttttattgtaaataaactaaacttaaaaaaGTTTGTCAAATTGATGATCTCgcatatgttttgttttattggtcaatacacatcaaaaaattttacatataaaatagcatcaaattgaaaaatttaattcaaataccCTGAAATGTTTTGAAATGAAACAACTTATTTTCAATTCAGAGGTGTTTGACAACAAGCATGTAAAATAACTATTATACTCAATTCAACATATTCACTCCAAATATTATGGTTTATAGTTACATACAAAGGTTTTAGcttagtgaaattttttaatttcattgtaaATATATCTTAAGTAAGTCACATGCAATACTAAATTTATGAGTGAATTGTATTTATAagctatatattttataatttcgctAAGTAAATTAAATTGTATGTGTTTCTATACTATTTATATACAGCAAGTTCAAATGATATATatgtagagacacctgtatttcgcgatttcatttcatgtcaaggtatttcacaaaacactgtagctttttctaagagtcgtggaaaattgtgagggtgcagcagtacggtgaccacattctcattggccccgtcaagaacgggacgacacctctcaccgaccgcagccaataaccacaggagaagagctacagtattttgtgaaataccttgtcacgaaatgtattcgcctaatacaggtgtccctatatatatgctattaataAACATTATCGAGGTAAAATGTCTGTACATTGGATGCAATTATGACAAAACTATTAACTGTTTTAGATGACAAAACTCTATTATATGTATACAATAATACAATTTACAGTAATGCAATTTGTTTAAATCAATAATTTGGTTCAAAAAGATTCAAACatattccaatttatttttttcaaattttattaattattttttttacagattggAAGTAATTAtatattctttttaaaacaactatgtaataaatattttttcctatatttataaatagttaataagattgaaatctacATGTAGAATTAGCTACATTccaaattttatttgaatattgttaatacaaattaataaatattacttaaaattatattctttcaaaattattctttaatataagtagtatacgaatggggcgccggcgcctgggttctgggtgtggtgagaggtgccgagccacatctctgacgtcacgtccatctctgacgtcacggcgaccatattggatggttgtgaccttgacctttgaccttgaccttgaccgcggcggccattttggatccgccattttggatccgccattttggatgacgacattgtgttctcgaactttccggtgatgtgttatccgccatattggtttatgacgtcaccgttgcaaatttcgttacggtcgccatctttaacttttttatttattatccgatttttatgaatttttttaaaaaaaaataaaaaattccacttaataaaattttaatcaaaaatatcgaaaaaacatatattaacgacacggagtttggagtcctcggttcgaacccgacgagtgcaaaaaaataaaaatgacgaccgatccttccctcacagtgactgctggcatactgactcccaccacttttttcatagcatatatatcatccggcagtatgacgtcatgtacgccatcttgaaaatctttatttattatccgattttaatgaaaaaaattccaaaattcatcaaaaaattaatgtatttgaattctgttagattatatcgatgtacgtccttggttcaattcccggcgagagtaaacggtcaatccttcctccatgaaagctaccaccacctgctacaacgattacagcttaacatgttgtgtagtgggtttctagctcaatcattcttctcatgacgtctagcattccttctcatgacaaaatccttgccacaatatctacagcggcttccttccgattcagctgcagataacaaaccatgatccatggtagcttctgtgactaatgttagatacaaactgtcagttttctccaattggaaccatttc comes from Bacillus rossius redtenbacheri isolate Brsri chromosome 4 unlocalized genomic scaffold, Brsri_v3 Brsri_v3_scf4_2, whole genome shotgun sequence and encodes:
- the LOC134541796 gene encoding neuropeptide CCHamide-1 receptor-like — protein: MEEIKNLNETIYNDLEEEEYFNETYDNDTSSNLTDMDTSNTYNITDTEFILIAVYNFNTYILYGLIAIGFLGNFSLLVAFCCHRNLRTGVNIYILNMAISDMVFVICLTPITVPEDNIKIQPRVFPENSFCNFVGNVAQAASVYSVAALSVERFLSVRSCARDTLVLPRERRKWCAAVVAAIWVFVAAAKVLFLVFSGDGNLGLAYICIEFTLGYALPLFIIAFFCALTARTLKHISVSVPGESRVKQLAQLRGAIRVVVMLVANYVLCFTLEYVLMLYFIFIDHINMDLLMYITVYSTSVCFRFLHSCINPLVLYCTCSKWRVSINKCFIHKNNQ